In Tenrec ecaudatus isolate mTenEca1 chromosome 5, mTenEca1.hap1, whole genome shotgun sequence, the following are encoded in one genomic region:
- the HRH1 gene encoding histamine H1 receptor isoform X2: MTFANSSCIVGEKMCPGNKTAMATPQLMPLVVVLSTISLVTVGLNLLVLYAVRIERTLHTVGNLYIVSLSVADLMVGAIVMPMNILYLIMTKWSLGRPLCLFWLSMDYVASTASIFSVFILCIDRYRSVQQPLRYLRYRTKSRALATIVGAWFLAFLWVIPILGWHHFIPGGTRCQEDKCETDFYNVTWFKVMTAIINFYLPTLLMLWFYAKIYKAVQQHCQHRELTNGSLPAFFEISLRQENPRVGAQRPGKRSFMEVLKRKPKVASDGPAATRPLSQDAHEPKSPTVFPQEEDGVAAKLHCLPLNMVQRQTAGEGNSSSYASINQSQLEIGEEVLNTQEAGETSEDQTIVDSQSFSRTDSDTPTEPASGRDRTRSESTTGLDYIKLTWKRFRSHSRQYVSGLHMNREWKAAKQLGFIMAAFILCWIPYFVFFMVVAFCEKCCNDYVHMFTIWLGYVNSTLNPLIYPLCNENFKKTFKKILRIHS; encoded by the coding sequence ATGACCTTTGCCAATTCTTCCTGCATCGTAGGAGAGAAGATGTGTCCAGGAAACAAGACTGCCATGGCCACCCCCCAACTGATGCCCCTGGTGGTGGTCCTGAGCACCATCTCCTTGGTCACAGTGGGCCTCAACCTGCTGGTCCTGTATGCCGTCCGGATTGAGCGGACCCTGCACACCGTGGGTAACCTGTACATTGTCAGCCTCTCGGTGGCAGACTTGATGGTGGGAGCAATCGTCATGCCCATGAACATCCTCTacctcatcatgaccaagtggtccCTGGGACGGCCTCTCTGCCTCTTTTGGCTCTCCATGGACTACGTGGCCAGCACCGCGTCCATTTTTAGCGTCTTCATCTTGTGCATTGACCGTTACCGCTCTGTCCAGCAGCCCCTCCGGTACCTGAGGTATCGCACCAAGAGCCGAGCGTTGGCCACCATCGTAGGTGCCTGGTTCCTTGCCTTCCTGTGGGTTATCCCCATTCTAGGCTGGCATCACTTCATACCAGGGGGTACACGGTGCCAGGAGGACAAGTGCGAGACAGACTTCTACAATGTCACCTGGTTCAAGGTTATGACTGCCATCATCAACTTCTACCTGCCCACCTTGCTCATGCTCTGGTTCTACGCCAAGATCTACAAAGCTGTACAGCAACACTGTCAGCACCGGGAGCTCACCAATGGATCCCTCCCAGCCTTCTTTGAAATTAGTTTAAGGCAAGAGAATCCCAGGGTGGGTGCCCAGAGACCAGGGAAGAGGTCTTTCATGGAGGTTCTCAAAAGGAAGCCAAAAGTTGCCAGTGATGGACCCGCCGCCACAAGGCCACTATCCCAAGATGCGCACGAGCCCAAGTCCCCAACTGTCTTCCCCCAAGAGGAGGATGGAGTAGCAGCCAAGCTCCACTGCTTGCCACTCAACATGGTTCAGAGGCAGACAGCGGGGGAAGGGAACAGTAGCAGTTATGCATCCATCAACCAGAGTCAGCTTGAGATAGGTGAGGAGGTCCTAAACACACAAGAAGCTGGTGAGACATCCGAGGACCAGACCATAGTAGATAGCCAGTCCTTCTCCCGGACAGACTCTGACACCCCCACTGAGCCAGCATCTGGAAGAGACCGAACAAGAAGTGAGTCCACCACAGGCCTGGACTATatcaagctcacatggaagaggtTTCGCTCACATTCAAGGCAGTATGTGTCCGGGTTGCACATGAACCGAGAATGGAAGGCAGCCAAACAATTGGGTTTCATCATGGCTGCCTTCATCCTTTGCTGGATTCCTTACTTCGTCTTCTTCATGGTCGTTGCCTTCTGCGAGAAATGCTGCAATGATTACGTGCACATGTTCACCATCTGGCTGGGTTATGTCAACTCCACACTGAACCCCCTCATCTACCCTTTGTGCAATGAGAATTTCAAGAAGACTTTCAAGAAAATCCTGCGCATTCACTCCTAA
- the HRH1 gene encoding histamine H1 receptor isoform X1: MQSSRVLFPQLPLVLLCHPWSHFHDNCRERSRKMDDSAVQSARNDFTGSELDPEAPLVLMTFANSSCIVGEKMCPGNKTAMATPQLMPLVVVLSTISLVTVGLNLLVLYAVRIERTLHTVGNLYIVSLSVADLMVGAIVMPMNILYLIMTKWSLGRPLCLFWLSMDYVASTASIFSVFILCIDRYRSVQQPLRYLRYRTKSRALATIVGAWFLAFLWVIPILGWHHFIPGGTRCQEDKCETDFYNVTWFKVMTAIINFYLPTLLMLWFYAKIYKAVQQHCQHRELTNGSLPAFFEISLRQENPRVGAQRPGKRSFMEVLKRKPKVASDGPAATRPLSQDAHEPKSPTVFPQEEDGVAAKLHCLPLNMVQRQTAGEGNSSSYASINQSQLEIGEEVLNTQEAGETSEDQTIVDSQSFSRTDSDTPTEPASGRDRTRSESTTGLDYIKLTWKRFRSHSRQYVSGLHMNREWKAAKQLGFIMAAFILCWIPYFVFFMVVAFCEKCCNDYVHMFTIWLGYVNSTLNPLIYPLCNENFKKTFKKILRIHS; the protein is encoded by the coding sequence ggagtGAGCTGGATCCGGAGGCCCCTCTTGTGCTGATGACCTTTGCCAATTCTTCCTGCATCGTAGGAGAGAAGATGTGTCCAGGAAACAAGACTGCCATGGCCACCCCCCAACTGATGCCCCTGGTGGTGGTCCTGAGCACCATCTCCTTGGTCACAGTGGGCCTCAACCTGCTGGTCCTGTATGCCGTCCGGATTGAGCGGACCCTGCACACCGTGGGTAACCTGTACATTGTCAGCCTCTCGGTGGCAGACTTGATGGTGGGAGCAATCGTCATGCCCATGAACATCCTCTacctcatcatgaccaagtggtccCTGGGACGGCCTCTCTGCCTCTTTTGGCTCTCCATGGACTACGTGGCCAGCACCGCGTCCATTTTTAGCGTCTTCATCTTGTGCATTGACCGTTACCGCTCTGTCCAGCAGCCCCTCCGGTACCTGAGGTATCGCACCAAGAGCCGAGCGTTGGCCACCATCGTAGGTGCCTGGTTCCTTGCCTTCCTGTGGGTTATCCCCATTCTAGGCTGGCATCACTTCATACCAGGGGGTACACGGTGCCAGGAGGACAAGTGCGAGACAGACTTCTACAATGTCACCTGGTTCAAGGTTATGACTGCCATCATCAACTTCTACCTGCCCACCTTGCTCATGCTCTGGTTCTACGCCAAGATCTACAAAGCTGTACAGCAACACTGTCAGCACCGGGAGCTCACCAATGGATCCCTCCCAGCCTTCTTTGAAATTAGTTTAAGGCAAGAGAATCCCAGGGTGGGTGCCCAGAGACCAGGGAAGAGGTCTTTCATGGAGGTTCTCAAAAGGAAGCCAAAAGTTGCCAGTGATGGACCCGCCGCCACAAGGCCACTATCCCAAGATGCGCACGAGCCCAAGTCCCCAACTGTCTTCCCCCAAGAGGAGGATGGAGTAGCAGCCAAGCTCCACTGCTTGCCACTCAACATGGTTCAGAGGCAGACAGCGGGGGAAGGGAACAGTAGCAGTTATGCATCCATCAACCAGAGTCAGCTTGAGATAGGTGAGGAGGTCCTAAACACACAAGAAGCTGGTGAGACATCCGAGGACCAGACCATAGTAGATAGCCAGTCCTTCTCCCGGACAGACTCTGACACCCCCACTGAGCCAGCATCTGGAAGAGACCGAACAAGAAGTGAGTCCACCACAGGCCTGGACTATatcaagctcacatggaagaggtTTCGCTCACATTCAAGGCAGTATGTGTCCGGGTTGCACATGAACCGAGAATGGAAGGCAGCCAAACAATTGGGTTTCATCATGGCTGCCTTCATCCTTTGCTGGATTCCTTACTTCGTCTTCTTCATGGTCGTTGCCTTCTGCGAGAAATGCTGCAATGATTACGTGCACATGTTCACCATCTGGCTGGGTTATGTCAACTCCACACTGAACCCCCTCATCTACCCTTTGTGCAATGAGAATTTCAAGAAGACTTTCAAGAAAATCCTGCGCATTCACTCCTAA